ACCGCTGTTATCCCAGGAGTCCTGCATACCTTCAGGCACAATTGTTCTTAGAAAGTTAACAATCTCTCTAAACGTTGCCATACCGTCCCCTTTTATTTCATCCTTCTCTCGAGCTCAACAGCTATATCATCAAGAGTAACACCCTTTTCTACCATAGCTACAAATAAGTGATACAGTAAATCGGAAGTTTCATAAACGATATCCTGTCGGTTACCCGATTTAAATGCCAGAATCGTTTCTATCGCTTCCTCACCAACCTTCTGAAGTATTCTATCCTCACCCTTTTTAAAAAGAGATGCCGTATAAGAACCTTCCGGCAATGTTCTTTTTCTTTCATCAATGATCCCATAAAGCTTTTCAAAAACCTCACAAAATCTCATTCCCATCTCCTTCGGCAAGTGTTCTATAAAAACAGCTCCAGTTCCCCGTATGACAGGCAACCCCTGTCTGCTCAACAAGATAAAGAAGTGTATCTTCATCACAATCAATCAAAATCTTTTTGACTTTTTGAATATATCCTGAAGTTTTCCCCTTCATCCATAGCTCGTTTCTACTGCGGGAAAAATAGTGAGCATAACCAGTCTCTACCGTTTTCTCAACAGCCTCTCTGTTAGCATAAGCAACCATTAAAACGTCCCGTGTCTCTACATCTTGAACAACAACTGGAACAAGTCCGTTTCCCTTATCAAAATTTATCTTCTCTAAAAGCCCTCTATCAACCTTTATATTACACCTCCACAAATATGCTTTCTACTGAGAAGACTATTTTAACCTATTTAATGGCAAATCCAGTTACATCTCTAAAAATTAAGATAGAAATTTTGTATCATAAAGGTTAATTTCAACGAAACCTATACGGAGGTTTATTAAGTGCTGGTAGTCCAAAAATTCGGCGGAACATCAATGGGCAACATAGACAGAATAAAATATGTAGCATCAAGAGTAATAGAAGAGAAGGAAAAAGGAAATGACGTTGTTGTTGTAGTTTCGGCTATGGCAGGGGAAACTGATAGATTAATAAAACTTGTAAAAGAGATAACTCCGGAGCCAAACGAAAGAGACATGGATTTTGTTGTAGCAACAGGAGAACAGGTATCTGCCGGCCTTCTTTCGATTACTTTGAACAGCCTGGGATACAAAGCTGTTTCTTTAACAGGATGGCAGGCTGGAATAAAAACAGACACCGCTTTTACAAAGGCAAGAATCCTTGATATAAACGTCCAAAGTATAAAAGAATATCTTAAAAATGGAAAAATCGTCGTTATTACCGGATTTCAAGGAATAACAGAAACCGGAGAAATAACAACACTCGGAAGGGGCGGTTCAGACACATCAGCCGTTGCGATAGCTGCCGCTTTAAACGCCGATAGGTGCGATATATACACAGACGTTGACGGTGTATATACCGCAGACCCAAGAATTGTAGAAAACGCGAGAAAAATCGACGAAATATCCTACGAAGAAATGTTAGAACTTGCCTCCTTAGGAGCAAAAGTTCTCCAGATAAGATCCGTAGAATTTGCAATGAAATACAAAGTTCCCCTAAGAGTTCGTTGCACATTTACAACTGACGAAGGAACGCTTATAAAGGAGGAAGACAAAGAAATGGAAAAGGTCGTGGTGAGAGGTATCGCTCATAATAAAAATGAGGCAAGAATAACGGTAGAAAGAGTTCCTGACAAACCGGGTATTGCAGCCAAGCTTTTTGAAGCGCTTGCAAAAGCGAACATTCCAGTTGACATGATAGTTCAAAATGTCTCCGTTGATGGATATACAGACATCTCTTTCACCGTCGATAAGAACGACCTGACAAAAGCTCAGAAGATAACAGAAACCGTTGCAAAAGAGATAAACGCAAGAGGTGTAATAACAGACGACAAAATAGCCAAAGTTTCTATTGTTGGCCTCGGAATGCGCAACCATGCAGGAGTGGCGGGAAAAGTTTTCGATACTCTGGCAAAATATGGTATTAACATATTGATGATATCTACATCAGAAATTAAAATTTCCTGCATAATTGAAGAAAAATTCACTGAACTTGCAGTTAGAGTTCTTCACGAAGCCTTCCACCTTGATAAATAACTTCCAGTTAAATAATATTAAATATCACCACTCTGGCGGCTTAAAGCCGCCATAAACATTCTTCCGGGAGTAAAAAGATGGTCTATATATACGATACAACCCTAAGAGACGGCGCCCAAGGAAAAGGTGTATCATTCTCTTTAGAGGACAAACTCAGAATAGCAATGGCTCTTGACGACCTTGGCATTCATTACATAGAAGGTGGTTGGCCCGGTTCAAATCCAAAAGACATGGCATATTTTGAAGAGG
This region of Desulfurobacterium indicum genomic DNA includes:
- the hisE gene encoding phosphoribosyl-ATP diphosphatase; the protein is MRFCEVFEKLYGIIDERKRTLPEGSYTASLFKKGEDRILQKVGEEAIETILAFKSGNRQDIVYETSDLLYHLFVAMVEKGVTLDDIAVELERRMK
- the hisI gene encoding phosphoribosyl-AMP cyclohydrolase, producing MWRCNIKVDRGLLEKINFDKGNGLVPVVVQDVETRDVLMVAYANREAVEKTVETGYAHYFSRSRNELWMKGKTSGYIQKVKKILIDCDEDTLLYLVEQTGVACHTGNWSCFYRTLAEGDGNEIL
- a CDS encoding aspartate kinase yields the protein MLVVQKFGGTSMGNIDRIKYVASRVIEEKEKGNDVVVVVSAMAGETDRLIKLVKEITPEPNERDMDFVVATGEQVSAGLLSITLNSLGYKAVSLTGWQAGIKTDTAFTKARILDINVQSIKEYLKNGKIVVITGFQGITETGEITTLGRGGSDTSAVAIAAALNADRCDIYTDVDGVYTADPRIVENARKIDEISYEEMLELASLGAKVLQIRSVEFAMKYKVPLRVRCTFTTDEGTLIKEEDKEMEKVVVRGIAHNKNEARITVERVPDKPGIAAKLFEALAKANIPVDMIVQNVSVDGYTDISFTVDKNDLTKAQKITETVAKEINARGVITDDKIAKVSIVGLGMRNHAGVAGKVFDTLAKYGINILMISTSEIKISCIIEEKFTELAVRVLHEAFHLDK